From one Henningerozyma blattae CBS 6284 chromosome 1, complete genome genomic stretch:
- the SDS24 gene encoding Sds24p (similar to Saccharomyces cerevisiae SDS24 (YBR214W) and SDS23 (YGL056C); ancestral locus Anc_6.107), whose protein sequence is MPNSILETGTNLSPNNPTTNNIARHASIVELLSTPPQLPIPPRNLQSQINQIHDLKKDTTHDLKRDNSNSSINSNSTSISNLSINSITQDNLPIKDNNQNSIHHITSNLNTNELLSSVHNHKWQFIKLSQLIEKNKLITIPNNYSIEESFNTLMKYTLTSCPVMSNPNDMNCLTFDYNDLNSYLLLVLNKFTINDPKKSKLIMDCQSGKPVPVGEIIQLTPKDPFYKLSENDNLSNVISILGSGVHRIAITNNEMTQLKGILSQRRLIKYLWDNARSFSDLEPLLNKSLQSLKIGIINNDHHNSNNNNTTSKVISIQDDQPLIQALFKMHKERISSIAVVDICNNLIGNISVTDVKHVTRTSQYPLLNNTCRHFISIILNFRGLENGKDSFPIFHVYPSTSLSRTLAKLVATQSHRLWIVQPPESTLELTLSNSSDDSNHLSSFTSENAYKPRGKLIGVVSLTDILNLLATRQTEHKEIDPQSARRMKASSTESQSTSGTTSQSISHSTSHSTSYSTNSTQSISENTTHTKSENANITA, encoded by the coding sequence atgcCTAACAGTATTCTCGAAACTGGAACAAACTTATCACCAAATAACCCCactacaaataatatagcAAGACATGCATCGATAGTAGAATTATTGTCAACACCTCCTCAACTACCTATACCTCCAAGAAATTTACAATCACAAATAAATCAGATACATGACTTGAAAAAAGATACTACACatgatttgaaaagagataattcaaattcttctattaattcaaattcaacttcgatttcaaatttatccATTAATTCTATTACCCAAGATAATCTTCctattaaagataataatcaaaattcaatacATCATATCACAAGTAATTTAAATAcgaatgaattattatcatccGTGCATAACCATAAATGGCAATTTATAAAACTATctcaattaattgaaaaaaataaattaattacaataccaaataattattccatagaagaatcttttaatactttaatgaaatatacTTTAACATCATGCCCAGTAATGTCAAATCCAAATGATATGAATTGCTTAACTTTTGattataatgatttaaattcttatcttttattagttctaaataaattcaCAATTAATGATCctaaaaaatctaaattgATTATGGATTGTCAGTCCGGTAAGCCTGTCCCAGTAGgtgaaattattcaattgacTCCCAAGGATcctttttataaattatctgaaaatgataatttatcaaatgtCATTAGTATTTTAGGTTCAGGTGTACATAGAATAGcaattacaaataatgaaatgaCACAATTGAAAGGGATACTATCACAAAGACGTttgattaaatatttatggGATAATGCAAGATCATTCTCAGATTTAGAGCctctattaaataaatcattacAAAGTTTGAAAATAGGAATCATTAATAACGACCAccataattcaaataataataatactacaaGTAAAGTTATTTCTATCCAAGATGATCAGCCTTTAATACAagcattatttaaaatgcaTAAAGAAAGAATTTCGTCAATTGCAGTAGTAgatatttgtaataatttaattggtAATATTTCAGTAACAGATGTCAAACATGTTACAAGAACTTCACAATATCCTCTTTTAAATAACACTTGTCgtcattttatttcaatcattttgaattttagAGGTTTAGAAAATGGTAAAGATTCTTTCCCAATATTTCATGTCTATCCATCAACTTCATTATCAAGAACTCTAGCAAAATTAGTTGCAACTCAATCTCATAGATTATGGATTGTTCAACCTCCTGAATCAACGCTAGAATTAACTTTATCAAACTCTTCAGATGACAGCAATCATCTTTCATCTTTTACATCTGAAAATGCTTATAAACCAAGAGGGAAATTAATTGGTGTGGTATCTCTAACAgacattttaaatttattagcaACTCGCCAAACAGAacataaagaaattgatcCACAATCTGCAAGAAGAATGAAAGCAAGTTCGACTGAAAGTCAAAGTACAAGTGGAACAACAAGTCAGAGTATAAGTCATAGTACAAGTCATAGTACAAGTTATAGCACAAATTCAACCCAAAGTATAAGCGAAAATACAACTCACACTAAAAGCGAAAACGCAAACATAACTgcataa
- the HPC2 gene encoding Hpc2p (similar to Saccharomyces cerevisiae HPC2 (YBR215W); ancestral locus Anc_6.111), with amino-acid sequence MLSIESITDNDKTNNHSPQPIFSANATSIKRSVSNSDVMINLVDDQAHTLKRLKSTDPNDFLPKTLTLPSKSITTLPPVSKRVPNIAQELAKNRNTVNGTHQPSNILRSPSPNMVQPFLQRSVSSNESFSMDATNNINNTLQKSIINSYSPNKTTIDNNNKVRISSLLSSNIDTIPYSPTPSQPISTVNTTPYLKNSVNSLIDNSANNKSVNPNLEMNKNKLVDEIQKILKNTESSFIPRPKSSASASSEKTLYELKNSQNDSIDITSNIISKNIENSNSSPTYIPPNPIKATKSNSTPLLNKTKRKTPSKPKPKKDKLVDSENKPSDKDGSKIQLPSTPSINGKPKTSIANAAKKSQSVTLAAMKSKDSKPIPDKKDLTKTIEKKKTAITSTIKKSKTPSKQLSLQSNKSTSILDVFEREKAEEPKQPIIIIDIPLSNDKGNKYLDENGQVSFNFQTLVAESLKDKIVDNKKQKKQIAKRNLYDNLNDPTLGEMKKFDHGNYNDDDDLAIEEIADEDIEEAIEDGKNEPDVKSDLNTTPKRRSHPNKGKSLIGKYDVDDPFIDDAELLWEEQRAATKDGFFVYYGPLIDKG; translated from the coding sequence ATGTTAAGTATTGAATCTATAACGGATAACGATAAGACAAATAATCATTCACCTCAGCCAATATTTTCAGCAAACGCAACATCTATAAAAAGGTCGGTTTCAAATAGCGACGTTATGATAAACCTCGTTGACGACCAAGCCCATACACTGAAAAGATTAAAGAGCACAGATCCAAATGATTTCCTACCTAAAACATTAACTCTACCATCTAAATCGATTACAACATTGCCCCCTGTCTCCAAGCGTGTTCCTAATATTGCACAAGAATTGGCTAAAAATAGGAATACTGTAAATGGAACTCATCAGCCATCAAACATCTTAAGATCACCATCTCCAAATATGGTTCAGCCATTTCTTCAAAGGTCGGTATCTTCAAATGAATCTTTTTCAATGGACGctacaaataatatcaataatactTTACAGAAgtcaattattaatagttaTTCTCCAAATAAAACTACTATagacaataataacaaagTAAGAATTTCCTCACttttatcatcaaataTAGATACTATTCCATATTCTCCAACACCATCACAGCCAATTTCCACTGTTAACACTACACCAtacttaaaaaattcagTAAATTCTCTAATAGATAACTCcgctaataataaatcagtCAATCCAAATTTagaaatgaataaaaataaattagttGATGAgatacaaaaaattttaaaaaatactGAAAGTTCTTTTATTCCAAGGCCTAAATCATCTGCAAGTGCATCATCTGAAAAGACATTgtatgaattaaaaaatagtCAAAACGACTCAATAGATATAACTTCTAATataatttccaaaaatataGAGAACTCTAACTCATCACCTACGTATATACCACCAAATCCAATAAAAGCcacaaaatcaaattcaacCCCTTTGCTAAATAAAACTAAGAGGAAAACTCCATCCAAGCCAAAGCCTAAGAAGGATAAATTAGTCGATTCAGAAAATAAACCAAGTGATAAAGATGGCTCTAAAATCCAATTACCTTCTACTCCAAGTATAAATGGAAAGCCAAAAACTTCTATTGCTAATGCCGCTAAAAAATCTCAATCCGTTACATTAGCGGCTATGAAGTCAAAGGATTCGAAACCTATTCCTGATAAAAAAGATTTGACAAAaactattgaaaaaaagaaaacagCAATTACTTCTACTATAAAAAAGTCTAAAACTCCATCTAAACAATTATCTTTACaatctaataaatctaCCTCAATATTAGATGTGTTTGAACGAGAAAAAGCAGAAGAACCCAAACAACCCATTATAATTATAGATATACCCCTAAGTAATGATAAGGGTAATAAATACTTGGATGAAAATGGTCAagtttcttttaattttcaaacGTTGGTGGCTGAGtctttaaaagataaaatagttgataataaaaaacaaaaaaagcAGATTGCAAAGCGGAATTTATATGATAACTTAAATGATCCTACTTTAGgggaaatgaaaaaatttgatcatggaaattataatgatgatgacgatTTAGCAATTGAGGAGATTGCGGATGAAGATATCGAAGAGGCTATTGAAGATGGAAAAAATGAACCAGATGTAAAATCTGATCTTAATACTACTCCGAAGAGACGGTCCCATCCAAATAAAGGTAAAAGCTTAATTGGTAAATATGATGTTGATGACCCATTTATTGATGATGCTGAATTATTATGGGAAGAGCAGCGTGCTGCTACA